A region of Cataglyphis hispanica isolate Lineage 1 chromosome 8, ULB_Chis1_1.0, whole genome shotgun sequence DNA encodes the following proteins:
- the LOC126851612 gene encoding cuticle protein 7-like, protein MLKTISLLCAVLACGNAVVLSGYNGHGLSYSDYSDVAVDEYAGSVGYRVVPTVAVPVHAVSAAPLHVDASLEHGYKHVEQEHDYYSHPRYSFNYGVHDPHTGDVKTQHEVRDGDVVHGSYSVNEPDGSVRIVEYTADDHNGFNAVVKKVGPAIHPKPVPIVKYISPAHYNSYDYEKHY, encoded by the exons ATGCTGAAG ACGATTTCTCTCCTCTGCGCCGTATTGGCGTGCGGTAACGCGGTTGTTCTCAGCGGCTACAACGGCCATGGCCTGTCCTACAGCGATTATAGCGATGTCGCCGTCGATGAATACGCAGGATCTGTCGGATACAGAGTCGTGCCGACAGTCGCCGTCCCGGTGCACGCGGTGTCCGCCGCACCCTTACACGTGGACGCATCCCTTGAACACGGCTATAAACACGTCGAGCAGGAGCACGATTACTAC TCGCATCCGAGATACTCGTTCAATTACGGAGTGCACGATCCTCATACCGGCGATGTAAAAACGCAGCACGAGGTGCGAGACGGCGACGTCGTCCATGGCTCGTACAGCGTCAACGAGCCCGACGGAAGCGTGCGTATCGTCGAATACACGGCGGACGATCACAACGGTTTCAATGCCGTCGTGAAGAAGGTAGGACCGGCGATACACCCGAAGCCGGTGCCGATTGTCAAGTACATCTCGCCCGCGCACTACAATAGCTACGACTACGAGAAGCATTATTAG